A window of the Synechococcus sp. M16.1 genome harbors these coding sequences:
- the ylqF gene encoding ribosome biogenesis GTPase YlqF yields MSTPTIQWYPGHIAKAEQQLKRHLDKVDLVIEVRDARIPLATGHPHLNRWLKGKQHLLVINRRDMVTAAAKEAWEAWFKAQGQRTVWCDAKAGTGVKQVQQAAIRAGDQLNERRRNRGMRPRPVRALTLGFPNVGKSALINRLVRQKVVASARRAGVTRTLRWVRLGQDLDLLDAPGVLPPRLDDQQAALRLALCDDIGQAAYDGELVAQAFLQLLLDVGSQPAAGVTIPLLQERYGIPLSGETADPALWLDAAAARHTSGETARMAQRLLDDFRKSALGSIALELPA; encoded by the coding sequence GTGAGCACCCCAACGATCCAGTGGTATCCCGGCCACATCGCCAAGGCGGAGCAGCAGCTCAAGCGCCATCTCGACAAGGTGGATCTGGTGATCGAGGTGCGTGATGCCCGCATTCCTCTGGCCACGGGCCACCCCCACCTCAACCGCTGGTTGAAGGGCAAGCAGCATCTGTTGGTGATCAACCGGCGCGACATGGTCACCGCAGCCGCCAAGGAGGCCTGGGAGGCCTGGTTCAAAGCCCAGGGCCAGCGGACGGTTTGGTGTGATGCCAAGGCCGGTACCGGCGTGAAGCAGGTGCAGCAGGCCGCGATCCGTGCCGGCGATCAGCTCAACGAACGCCGCCGCAACCGGGGCATGCGGCCCAGGCCCGTGCGGGCGCTCACCCTGGGCTTTCCCAACGTGGGCAAGTCGGCGTTGATCAACCGTCTTGTGCGGCAGAAGGTGGTGGCTAGCGCCCGGCGGGCCGGCGTGACGCGCACCCTGCGCTGGGTGCGTCTGGGGCAAGACCTTGACCTCCTTGATGCCCCTGGCGTGCTGCCGCCTCGGCTCGACGACCAGCAGGCGGCCCTGCGGCTGGCCCTTTGCGACGACATCGGCCAGGCCGCCTACGACGGTGAACTGGTGGCCCAGGCCTTCCTGCAGTTGCTGCTGGATGTGGGATCGCAGCCTGCCGCTGGGGTGACGATTCCGCTGCTTCAGGAGCGCTACGGCATTCCCTTGAGCGGTGAAACGGCCGACCCGGCTCTCTGGCTGGATGCCGCAGCGGCCCGCCACACCTCCGGTGAGACAGCGCGCATGGCCCAGCGGCTACTGGATGATTTCCGCAAGTCGGCCCTCGGCAGCATTGCATTGGAGCTGCCGGCATGA
- a CDS encoding RluA family pseudouridine synthase, which produces MSPQQWKRPPLPEETFTDRFGEGEGELLTLAYPKPLPMRLDRWLVSQRTEQSRARIQKFIDAGYVRVNGKTGKAKTPLRQGDEVQLWMPPPEPLPYLKPEPMDLDVLFEDDHLIVLNKPAGLTVHPAPGNKDGTLVNGLLHHCPDLPGISGKLRPGIVHRLDKDTTGCIVIAKSQEALVRLQVQIQKRIASREYFAVVHGVPAGDSGTIVGAIGRHPADRKKYAVVSSENGRYACTHWTLVERLGDYSLLRFKLDTGRTHQIRVHCAHMNHPVVGDPTYSRCRKLPIELHGQALHAVQLGLDHPITRERMLFEAPLPPVMEKLLGVLRRRAASG; this is translated from the coding sequence ATGAGTCCGCAGCAGTGGAAACGTCCTCCGTTGCCGGAGGAGACCTTCACGGATCGCTTTGGTGAAGGGGAGGGAGAGCTGCTGACGCTGGCCTATCCCAAGCCGTTGCCGATGCGGCTCGACCGCTGGTTGGTGAGCCAGCGCACGGAGCAGAGCCGGGCCCGGATTCAGAAGTTCATCGACGCGGGCTACGTGCGCGTCAACGGCAAGACCGGCAAGGCCAAAACCCCCCTGCGCCAGGGCGATGAGGTGCAGCTTTGGATGCCACCACCGGAACCGCTGCCTTACCTCAAGCCGGAGCCGATGGATTTAGATGTGTTGTTTGAGGACGACCATCTGATCGTGCTCAACAAGCCGGCCGGACTGACGGTGCATCCGGCGCCGGGCAACAAGGACGGCACCCTGGTGAACGGCCTGCTGCATCACTGCCCGGACCTGCCCGGTATCAGCGGCAAGTTGCGCCCGGGGATTGTGCACCGCCTTGATAAAGACACCACCGGCTGCATCGTGATCGCCAAGAGCCAGGAGGCCCTGGTGCGGCTGCAGGTGCAGATCCAGAAACGAATCGCCTCCCGCGAGTATTTCGCCGTCGTTCATGGCGTGCCCGCCGGCGATTCCGGCACGATCGTCGGCGCCATTGGCCGTCATCCGGCGGATCGCAAGAAGTACGCGGTGGTGAGCAGCGAAAACGGCCGGTATGCCTGCACCCACTGGACCCTGGTGGAGCGGCTGGGCGACTACTCCCTGTTGCGCTTCAAGCTGGACACCGGGCGGACCCATCAGATCCGCGTCCACTGCGCCCACATGAATCACCCCGTGGTGGGTGACCCCACCTACAGCCGCTGCCGCAAGTTGCCGATTGAGCTGCACGGCCAGGCCCTGCACGCCGTGCAGCTGGGGCTGGACCATCCGATCACCCGCGAGCGGATGCTGTTCGAAGCTCCCCTGCCTCCAGTGATGGAGAAGTTGCTGGGGGTGCTGAGGCGACGCGCCGCCTCGGGCTGA